The following nucleotide sequence is from Balnearium lithotrophicum.
AATCCGAATAGATAACTACTTCCGAAAGGTTTAAAATTCCCGAAAAGAGCTCTCCCTTTAAACTCCTGTAGTCTAAGTCTGAAAAGGATGCAACTATAAACTTATTAAGCCCCTTCAACTTTTGGAGAAACTTTTCTATCTGTTTTTTACCTTTTATTACTGAGGGAAGGAGCTCCCCGTGAACGATTACCGGAACGGGAGACTCTCCAAAGAGAGAAGTTCCGGTAAAGGAGAAAAACTCGTTAATGTTTTCAGGGTAGAAATTCTCTGTCTTCCACCTTTTAGAAAACTTCTTTAAAAACTGTTCCGTTAAGTAGTCCTCAGGACCGTAAATGAATATTTTATCTCCAACACTTCCTTTCTCTATTTTTTTTAGGGCTTCCTGAACCTTAACCTTCCCCTTTGACTTCAACCTTCACCATCTCTATCGATTTTGGATTTGTGGGACAGGAGTGGATACACCTCCCGCAGCCAATACAGTGTTCAGAGTGAAATTCGGGATAGGTTACATCAATTAGTGTAATTGCTCTATCCATCTTAGGACAGCTCCAGTAACAGCTCTGGCAGAATATGTGTTCAAAGGCTACACAGGTCTCTTTTTTAAGCCTTGCCACCAACTTAAACTTTTCAAGGTTTTCCCTTTTGAGAGCTCCACTCTTACAGGCATCTATGCAACTGTAGCACTTTTCACAGTAGTTGTTTTCAAAGTTCATGTATGGAGTATCTAAAACGACGGGATGCATGTCCTTCACTAAATTCAAAACCCCCGTCGGACAGCTCTTTACACA
It contains:
- a CDS encoding 4Fe-4S dicluster domain-containing protein, with amino-acid sequence MSRRGFFKLLGKSIAQAAAEFTYEATKPNKEYVRPPGSADEDTFLKLCTKCGECVKSCPTGVLNLVKDMHPVVLDTPYMNFENNYCEKCYSCIDACKSGALKRENLEKFKLVARLKKETCVAFEHIFCQSCYWSCPKMDRAITLIDVTYPEFHSEHCIGCGRCIHSCPTNPKSIEMVKVEVKGEG